Below is a genomic region from Enterobacter hormaechei subsp. xiangfangensis.
GACTGCATAATCGTCGAATGGCCCAGGTTATACACCTGCTCCATCACGTTCAGCTCACACAGCGTGTCGAGACGGCGCTCCTGCGGCATTTCGCCCAGCAGTGAGCTATGTTTGAACCAGATATCACGAATGTGCAGCAGCCAGTTATCGATTAACCCCAGCTCTGTATTTTCGACTGCCGCCTGCACGCCGCCGCAGCCGTAGTGACCACAAATAATGATGTGCTCAACCTCAAGAACGTCGACGGCATACTGAACAACCGAAAGGCAGTTGAGATCGGTATGAATAACCAGGTTAGCCACATTGCGGTGAACAAACAGTTCGCCAGGTTCAAGACCAGTCAGACGTTCGGCGGGGACGCGGCTGTCGGAACATCCAATCCAGAGAAAGCGCGGGTTCTGCGCTTGCGCGAGTTTTCCAAAAAATCCGGGGTCTTCCTCCACCAGCATTTTTGACCATAGTGCATTGTTGCTGATGAGTGTATCTATGTCGTTCATGGAGGTTAGCGACCTGTAACCAAGTGATTGCGTTGCGCTACTATAGGGTAACCCGACTTTTAATGAAACCACACAACGTGTGTCAGAACTTAAGGTAAGTTGAATTCATGGCGATTGCACTGGAGCTTGAACAGCTCAAAAAAACCTACCCGGGGGGCGTTCAGGCGCTGCGCGGGATAGATCTTAAAGTCGAAGCGGGAGATTTCTACGCGCTTCTGGGGCCGAACGGGGCAGGGAAATCCACCACCATCGGGATCATCAGTTCACTGGTCAATAAAACCTCGGGCCGCGTCAGCGTGTTTGGCTACGATCTGCAAAAAGATGTGGTCAACGCCAAGCGCCAGCTGGGGCTGGTGCCGCAGGAGTTCAACTTTAACCCGTTTGAGACGGTACAGCAGATTGTTGTTAACCAGGCGGGTTACTATGGCGTGGAGCGCAAAGAGGCGCTTGAGCGCAGCGAAAAGTACCTGAAACAGCTTGATCTGTGGGAGAAACGTAACGAGCGCGCGCGGATGTTGTCCGGAGGGATGAAGCGCCGCCTGATGATTGCCCGCGCGCTGATGCACGAGCCAAAGCTGCTTATCCTTGATGAGCCGACCGCTGGTGTGGATATTGAACTGCGTCGCTCCATGTGGGGTTTCCTGAAAGATCTGAACGACAAAGGCACCACCATCATTCTGACCACGCACTACCTGGAAGAGGCGGAAATGCTGTGCCGCAATATCGGCATCATTCAGCACGGTGAGCTGGTGGAAAACACCTCGATGAAGAATCTGCTCTCCAAGCTCAAATCAGAGACCTTTATCCTCGATCTGGCGGCGAAAAGCGCGCTGCCGAAACTGGAGGGCTACAACTATCGCCTGGTCGATACCTCGACGCTGGAGGTAGAAGTGCTGCGCGAGCAGGGTATTAACAGCGTGTTCTCACAGTTGAGTGCGCAGGGCATTCAGGTATTAAGCATGCGTAACAAAGCAAACCGACTGGAAGAGCTGTTTGTCTCTCTGGTGCACGACAAACAAGGAGACAAGGCATGACGCATCTTTACTGGGTCGCGCTGAAAAGCATCTGGGCGAAAGAGATTAACCGCTTTATGCGTATCTGGGTGCAAACCCTGGTGCCGCCGGTGATCACCATGACGCTCTACTTCATCATTTTCGGCAACCTTATTGGCTCCCGCATTGGTGAGATGCACGGCTTCACCTATATGCAGTTTATCGTGCCGGGCCTGATCATGATGGCGGTGATCACCAACGCCTACGCGAACGTGGCGTCCTCATTCTTCAGCGCCAAGTTCCAGCGCAACATTGAAGAGCTGCTGGTGGCGCCGGTGCCAACGCACGTCATCATCGCCGGTTACGTGGGCGGCGGCGTGGCGCGCGGGCTGTGCGTGGGTATCCTGGTAACGGCCATTTCGCTGTTCTTCGTGCCGTTTCAGGTTCACTCCTGGCTTTTCGTGGCGCTGACGCTGCTGCTCACCGCGATTCTGTTCTCGCTGGCCGGCTTGCTGAATGCGGTGTTCGCTAAAACCTTTGACGACATCAGCCTGATCCCGACCTTTGTGCTGACGCCGCTGACCTACCTCGGCGGGGTGTTTTACTCCCTGACGCTGCTGCCGCCGTTCTGGCAGGCACTCTCGCACCTGAACCCGATTGTCTACATGATCAGCGGCTTCCGCTTTGGTTTCCTCGGCATTACCGATGTCCCGCTGTTTACCACGGTGGTGGTGCTGGTGGTGTTCATTATCGCCTTCTACCTGCTGTGCTGGTATCTGATCCAGCGTGGACGTGGGCTGCGTAGCTAACCTTCTGCCCGGCAGACGTTCTGTTTGCCGGGCACTTTCTTTGACAGTTATCACCGTAAACTAACCTTCACCTGGATAAACTACTCGCCTGCTAAGGAGAGACGTTATGCTGGGATGGGTTATCACCTGCCACGATGAAGAGGCACAGGAAATGCTCCTGAAGCTGGAGGCCCGATTTGGCCCTCTGGCGCAATGTCGTGCGGTAAATTACTGGCGAGGGCTGAGCACCAACATGCTCAGCCGGATGATGTGCGACGCGCTGCATGAAACCGACACCGGTGATGGCGTGATTTTTCTCACCGACAAATCGGGCGCGGCGCCTTACCGTTCAGCAGCGTTAATGAGCCATAAGCATGATAATTGTGAAGTGATCTCCGGTATCAGCCTGCCTTTACTCGAAGCGATGTATCCGCTGCGCGCAACGTTGAGCAGCGCTGAGTTTCGCCACGCCATTGTGGCGCAGGGCTCCCCGGGCGTGAGCAGCCTGTGGCACCAGCAGCAGAAGAACCCGCCTTTCGTTCTGCTTCACGATCTGTATAAGCATTAAACATTGGTATTGATGTCGCTTTTGCTACAATGGCGACTGATTTTCCGTATCGATTTATATCCCATGCTCATGCGCGTTATCTTTATCCTTCTGCTGCTGGTTTCCGGTGGTGCGTCTGCCAGCCTGACCAGTCAGCAAGGCCTTCCTGCCCAATATATGCAAACCACCGAAGATGCGGCCATCTGGGCGCAGGTGGGAAATGCCGTTGTGAATGTGGGGAATGTCCGCGCCGGGCAGATCCTCGCTGTCTTTCCGGCCGCGGCGGATTACTATGAATTTCGTTTCGGATTCGGCACGGGGTTTATTGATAAAGACCACCTTGAAAAAGTGCAGGGCAAACAACGTGTTGAGGATAGCCTGGGTGACTTGAACAAGCCGCTCAGTAATCAAAACCTCATCACCTGGAAAGACACGCCGGTCTATAACGCCCCCAGCAGCGGAAGCGCGCCTTTTGGCACCTTAAGCGCCAATCTTCGCTATCCGATTCTGAATAAGCTGAAAGACCGCCTGAACCAGACCTGGTTTCAAATTCGTATCGGTAATCGTCTGGCGTGGATCAGCAGCCTCGATGCACAGGAAGATAACGGGCTGCCGGTTCTGACTTACCATCATATTTTGCGTGATGAAGAGAACACCCGTTTTCGACATACCTCCACGACGACCAGCGTACGTGCGTTTAATAATCAGATGGCCTGGTTACGCGATCAAGGCTATACCACGCTGACGATGTACCAGCTTGAAGGGTACGTGCGTAACAAGATGAACCTACCCGCGAAAGCAGTGGTGATCACCTTTGATGATGGTCTCAAATCGGTGAGCCGCTACGCGTACCCTGTTCTGAAAGAATATGGCTTCAACGCGACGGCGTTTATAATTTCATCACGTATCAAAGGCCATCCGCAGAAGTGGGATCCAAAATCGCTACAGTTTATGAGCGTTCAGGAAATCAAGGGCATCCAGGATGTGTTCGACATTCAGTCTCACACCCATTTCCTGCATCGCGTGGATGGCTATAAACACCCCATCCTGTTGAGCCGTAGCTATCACGTGATCCTGTTTGATTTTGAACGATCACGTCGTGCACTGGCGCAGTTCAACCCGCGCGTGTTGTATGTGTCGTATCCGTTTGGCGGCTATGACAATAAAGCGATTAAAGCGGCGAACGATGCGGGGTTTCATCTGGCGGTGACCACGGTGAAAGGGAAGGTGAAGCCGGGGGATAATCCGTTCCTGCTGAAGCGTTTGTATATATTAAGAACGGACTCACTGGAGACGATGTCGCGGCTGATCAGTAATCAGCCGCAGGGATAGCGGTTAGTCGTATGAAAGGGTGAATACGCCGGTGGCTTTAAACGACCCCGGTTTCACTGTGCTTCCGTTTGCTACCAGTTGAGCAACATAATTAATTTGCTTGGATTCCGGGGTTTGGTAATCCGTTATGACATAGGATGAGTCAGGATTATTCGGCAGGAGTTGAGAGGTTCCGTTATACATAATTTTCACGCCTGCGCCCTCAGCTCCGGACGAAAGCGTATTTCCAAGAAGATCATTATTTTTTCCGGTTAGCTTTGAGGTGGTGAGTTTTGTTGTGATATTTGCCACACTGGTACAATTGCTTAAGCTAATTGAAAAAGGGATATCCTTAACCCGATTGCTTTTAATGTCTGAAACATAATATTCCCCCAGGTTAACATTATTAGTACCATCCGATAGCATGGCCATGTCGCAGGTTGGAAGAACGATCGGGATCTGGAATGAGTCTTCGTTGACCACAAATGTCCATGGTTGGTTGTTAGAATCATTTGGATTACCAATAGCCATTTTACCCAGAGTGCCGGGTTTGGGTCTGATTGAGGTTTCTTTGTTCGGGTTGCCTCTATAACCTTCATCAATATAAATTTGAACTGAGGTGTTAATCCATTTATTATCCCAGGGATCAGAATTTCCGGAGGATGCAACGGTAGTCCAGTCAGTAGTATTCATAGCGAAATAGCCACCCATGCCTCCATCGCTTTCTGCGGTGTGGACCCTTACGGAATAATAAATCCCCGGAATATTTGTTTCAAACATAGCCCTGCCATAACTGCCCCCCTTTAGCAAGGTCGAGTTTGTTTGTGAGACGAGGTTAAAACCATCGTTCCCTGGACCACATTCGGCCTGAATGCCCGGTGTCAGGTTAACGTTAAAAAGAGTACTGGCATAATTACCCGGAGGGGGAAGACGTACGGTGCCACCTGAGTATTCGGAATTGATCAGCGTGGTTGTGCCGCCTTTTCCATTATTCATGCGACACTCGGCTGCCCAGCAGGAGTGGCTGAGGGTTAATAACACGCTCGCCATGGCAAACGCCATTGTGCCTTTCACGGTGAAACCCTGTCTTATAAAGTTGAACATTCTCATCCTTTTTCCTGTTCTGATTATTATTCGTAAGTGACGTCAACTAATACTTTACTGGTAACGACACCACCAGCCACTACGCCAATATTTTGATATCGGGCATAGAACTGATAATCCGTTAAAAATGCAGTATCCTGACCGCTTACGTCATAAGTGATTTTTGACGTGCCGTCGTTGTTTAAAACATTCTTTTTATATCTTTCAGAGAAAACGACGACGCCGACATTTTTTGCCGCGCCTGCGGCGGTATCATCACTTTTGAAAACCTGATTTTGTCCTGGCCAGAAACCCGACTGCGGCGAAAAGCTAAAACTCAGCTTTTTAGCCGTACTGCTGTCTCCATAGCAATCATCTACATGGATCTTAAAAGGCGTACCGCCTGCATCATCGGTTGCAGTAAAACGATCGCTACCATCCGGGTTATAAAACCAGCTGCGCATTACATTGGGGAGATAAATTTCGCCGTCATTTTCCACGGTCATCTTACAAGTGCTATTAACAATGTTAGCGGTAATATTTACGTCTAATCCTGAGCTTGCCTGGCCTACGCCAGGCAAGATGCCACCAGCCAAGCCCATAAGCAACACAAGACCGGGCTGGTATAAAGTAAACGGTGATTGTTGCATGCTGGTTCCTGGTATTATGGATAAGTGATAGTAAACGTGACTGGCGCATTAACCGCCCCCGCGCCTACTTCAGCAATGGTTTGGCCTTGTCCGATAACGATACGGGAATTCATCGGGAATTCACCGGTACCATCAGTAATGGTGACATCCTTAGCAGCCGGAGGCGTGTTGCAGCTCATAAGCTCGCCAGTATCGACAACACCCGACCAGATCTCAAAGCCCGTTGCTAAGCCGCCGGAGTAAGAATCACCCGTCTTGTTGACGCCACTGCATTCACCACCAGCGCCTTTCGCAGCGGACACCGTTGCCTTGGTTACTCCAGAACAGTTGGTGAAACTAATCTTGAGCGGCTCGACACGGGTTTTGTTCACCAGATCGGATTTGTATACGTCGCCGAACGCAATTTCAGTGGAAGCTGTGCCTGCATCGTTAAGTACTTTTGCGGTACATGTGCCTGATACAATTTTTGATTTAATCGTTAATTCGACACTAGGGGTGCCTGTAATAGCTGCGCTTGCCATTCCCGAGAACAGAAGGGCAGAAACGGACAGGGCGATAAAAGTAAAATTGAATTTCATAATGTTGCTCCGTTTTCCTGCACTAATCACTCGTAGATAAATTCAAAGGTCGCCACGGCCTGAAAATCACCTATGGTCATCCTGTTTTCCTGTGTTTCACGTAAGGTGGCCACCAGAGCAACTTCCTTATTCTGGATTTCTGTCGGACTCCAGACCAGGCGCTCGTTATCGTCCTCAGAGTTAATGATAAACGGGGCATCCGGTGCGCTGGCTCTGGCAATCTCAACAGCAGAGTAGTCTGCACCTCCGTCGATTTTTTGTATTTGGTTAATAAGGCCTGAGTACAAATATCCAGATCTTGTTCCCGATACTTTGGTTTTCAATGAGGTCAGTGATGCCGGGCATTCAACGAGCACAATTTTGAAATTGGCATTTGCCGTTCCGGCTTTGACATCATCTAAACGTACCTGTCCGTTATTACCGATAGTCAGCGTTTGCTGCGTATCTGAACCCGTATCGCCGACCAGTTTCATATCGCAGGTGGTTTCGCGGATATTGGCAGTAAAGTTAACATTGAGATCGGCTGCCGCAGCAGAACCTGACATCGCTAACATTGCTAATGCGATTAATGAATAACCGCAATGATTTTTCTTCATATTATTTCCCATGGGTGTGATTCCCTGTTTTAACATCATTACATTTGGCACTGTTGATTACTCAGAATCGTGGTTAAGCCTGCTTTCTTCGCATTTTCAGGAATCTGATAATGCACCGTGCAGGAGCTGGAACCATCGCTTCCCCATACCACCCGGAGAGCGCCTTTGTTTTCCACACCGCGTACATAAGCTTGTCCTGCCTGGCCTACCGTTCCGATAGATTCGTTTTTCTCATTCAGAACGTCAGCACCTAGCGGAATAAAGCCGTTATCAGAACGTTGTAATTCCAGAACAAGCGAACGGCCTTCA
It encodes:
- the can gene encoding carbonate dehydratase, whose product is MNDIDTLISNNALWSKMLVEEDPGFFGKLAQAQNPRFLWIGCSDSRVPAERLTGLEPGELFVHRNVANLVIHTDLNCLSVVQYAVDVLEVEHIIICGHYGCGGVQAAVENTELGLIDNWLLHIRDIWFKHSSLLGEMPQERRLDTLCELNVMEQVYNLGHSTIMQSAWKRGQKVSIHGWAYGIHDGLLRNLEVTATNRETLEQRYRSGIANLKLKHVNHK
- a CDS encoding ABC transporter ATP-binding protein; translation: MAIALELEQLKKTYPGGVQALRGIDLKVEAGDFYALLGPNGAGKSTTIGIISSLVNKTSGRVSVFGYDLQKDVVNAKRQLGLVPQEFNFNPFETVQQIVVNQAGYYGVERKEALERSEKYLKQLDLWEKRNERARMLSGGMKRRLMIARALMHEPKLLILDEPTAGVDIELRRSMWGFLKDLNDKGTTIILTTHYLEEAEMLCRNIGIIQHGELVENTSMKNLLSKLKSETFILDLAAKSALPKLEGYNYRLVDTSTLEVEVLREQGINSVFSQLSAQGIQVLSMRNKANRLEELFVSLVHDKQGDKA
- a CDS encoding ABC transporter permease, which translates into the protein MTHLYWVALKSIWAKEINRFMRIWVQTLVPPVITMTLYFIIFGNLIGSRIGEMHGFTYMQFIVPGLIMMAVITNAYANVASSFFSAKFQRNIEELLVAPVPTHVIIAGYVGGGVARGLCVGILVTAISLFFVPFQVHSWLFVALTLLLTAILFSLAGLLNAVFAKTFDDISLIPTFVLTPLTYLGGVFYSLTLLPPFWQALSHLNPIVYMISGFRFGFLGITDVPLFTTVVVLVVFIIAFYLLCWYLIQRGRGLRS
- a CDS encoding PTS sugar transporter subunit IIA, which produces MLGWVITCHDEEAQEMLLKLEARFGPLAQCRAVNYWRGLSTNMLSRMMCDALHETDTGDGVIFLTDKSGAAPYRSAALMSHKHDNCEVISGISLPLLEAMYPLRATLSSAEFRHAIVAQGSPGVSSLWHQQQKNPPFVLLHDLYKH
- a CDS encoding polysaccharide deacetylase family protein — encoded protein: MLMRVIFILLLLVSGGASASLTSQQGLPAQYMQTTEDAAIWAQVGNAVVNVGNVRAGQILAVFPAAADYYEFRFGFGTGFIDKDHLEKVQGKQRVEDSLGDLNKPLSNQNLITWKDTPVYNAPSSGSAPFGTLSANLRYPILNKLKDRLNQTWFQIRIGNRLAWISSLDAQEDNGLPVLTYHHILRDEENTRFRHTSTTTSVRAFNNQMAWLRDQGYTTLTMYQLEGYVRNKMNLPAKAVVITFDDGLKSVSRYAYPVLKEYGFNATAFIISSRIKGHPQKWDPKSLQFMSVQEIKGIQDVFDIQSHTHFLHRVDGYKHPILLSRSYHVILFDFERSRRALAQFNPRVLYVSYPFGGYDNKAIKAANDAGFHLAVTTVKGKVKPGDNPFLLKRLYILRTDSLETMSRLISNQPQG
- a CDS encoding fimbrial protein, whose product is MRMFNFIRQGFTVKGTMAFAMASVLLTLSHSCWAAECRMNNGKGGTTTLINSEYSGGTVRLPPPGNYASTLFNVNLTPGIQAECGPGNDGFNLVSQTNSTLLKGGSYGRAMFETNIPGIYYSVRVHTAESDGGMGGYFAMNTTDWTTVASSGNSDPWDNKWINTSVQIYIDEGYRGNPNKETSIRPKPGTLGKMAIGNPNDSNNQPWTFVVNEDSFQIPIVLPTCDMAMLSDGTNNVNLGEYYVSDIKSNRVKDIPFSISLSNCTSVANITTKLTTSKLTGKNNDLLGNTLSSGAEGAGVKIMYNGTSQLLPNNPDSSYVITDYQTPESKQINYVAQLVANGSTVKPGSFKATGVFTLSYD
- a CDS encoding fimbrial-like protein, with the protein product MQQSPFTLYQPGLVLLMGLAGGILPGVGQASSGLDVNITANIVNSTCKMTVENDGEIYLPNVMRSWFYNPDGSDRFTATDDAGGTPFKIHVDDCYGDSSTAKKLSFSFSPQSGFWPGQNQVFKSDDTAAGAAKNVGVVVFSERYKKNVLNNDGTSKITYDVSGQDTAFLTDYQFYARYQNIGVVAGGVVTSKVLVDVTYE
- a CDS encoding fimbrial protein encodes the protein MKKNHCGYSLIALAMLAMSGSAAAADLNVNFTANIRETTCDMKLVGDTGSDTQQTLTIGNNGQVRLDDVKAGTANANFKIVLVECPASLTSLKTKVSGTRSGYLYSGLINQIQKIDGGADYSAVEIARASAPDAPFIINSEDDNERLVWSPTEIQNKEVALVATLRETQENRMTIGDFQAVATFEFIYE